Proteins from one Mucilaginibacter jinjuensis genomic window:
- a CDS encoding ATP-binding protein, with translation MSKQQRLNTNQLLDVLALSKNATAIYTTDDIIIEAANDAMIAFWGKDRNIIGLPLEVAVPELKDQPFIGMLKNVLNTGVTDAGEGIAAELLIDGELQTSYYDYEYRAIKNDAGETYCIMHTAADVTERVIGQKAIAKAREQEEALESEQALNEELAAANEELSAINEELKQTQHSLNKLNAELESRVAARTRELTESEARLRYMLADAPVAIAVFTGRELIIEAANKKVLETWGKTAEVIGKPLQLAIPELVGQDFLQILDDVFTSGVAFYGNEVKALLEQNGIIEEVYSNFVYHPLKDVEGRTTSIMLAANIVTEQVKARKAVEANEKRFRFMLNAIPQQVWTATPEGLLDYVNQVVRDDFGGSTTEIVGNGWQQYIHPDDLPKALNTWVEALQTGKEYVIEFRLLFSDGMYRWHLARALPLIEDGQIKLWLGTNTNIDLQKSNEQKKDEFLSIASHELKTPLTSIKAFNQLMLRTKDAEKLESFVKKSSDHILRLEKLIGDLLDVTKINSGKMDYSMEPFSFKRMLTDSIESVQHISHQHQIVLQNTIDITYIGDHYRLEQVLNNFLTNAIKYSPNGEKVFVDSKIENNNVIVSVQDFGIGIAQKDLDHLFDRYYRVDNTAMRFEGLGLGLFISSEILKGHNGRFWIESEEGIGSTFYFQLPLPN, from the coding sequence ATGAGCAAACAACAACGGTTAAATACTAACCAGTTACTCGATGTACTGGCCCTGTCAAAAAATGCCACGGCTATATACACAACCGACGATATTATTATCGAAGCGGCTAATGATGCTATGATTGCTTTTTGGGGTAAAGACAGAAATATAATTGGCCTGCCATTAGAAGTTGCGGTGCCCGAATTGAAGGATCAGCCCTTTATCGGCATGTTGAAAAATGTACTTAATACGGGAGTTACTGATGCCGGAGAAGGTATTGCAGCCGAATTATTAATAGACGGAGAATTACAAACATCCTACTACGATTATGAATACAGGGCTATAAAAAACGATGCCGGTGAAACCTATTGTATTATGCATACCGCGGCCGATGTAACAGAGCGTGTAATTGGCCAAAAAGCAATAGCAAAAGCCCGTGAACAGGAAGAAGCTTTAGAAAGCGAACAGGCTTTGAATGAAGAGCTGGCCGCCGCAAATGAAGAACTAAGCGCCATTAACGAAGAACTTAAGCAAACGCAGCATAGTCTGAATAAACTAAATGCCGAGCTCGAGAGCCGGGTGGCTGCGCGTACCCGCGAACTTACCGAAAGCGAAGCCCGGTTGCGTTACATGCTGGCAGATGCACCTGTTGCTATTGCTGTATTTACAGGGAGGGAGCTGATTATTGAAGCTGCCAATAAAAAGGTACTGGAAACATGGGGTAAAACCGCCGAGGTTATTGGCAAGCCATTGCAGTTAGCGATTCCGGAATTGGTGGGGCAAGATTTTTTACAGATCCTGGATGATGTGTTTACAAGCGGAGTGGCGTTTTACGGAAACGAAGTAAAAGCTTTGTTAGAACAGAATGGTATTATTGAAGAGGTATACTCTAACTTCGTTTACCACCCATTAAAAGACGTAGAGGGGCGAACAACCAGTATTATGCTGGCTGCAAACATAGTTACAGAGCAGGTAAAAGCGCGTAAGGCTGTTGAGGCTAATGAAAAGCGTTTCAGGTTTATGTTGAATGCTATACCGCAACAGGTGTGGACAGCGACGCCCGAAGGCCTATTAGATTACGTAAACCAGGTAGTACGCGATGATTTTGGAGGGAGCACAACAGAGATTGTTGGCAATGGATGGCAGCAATACATCCACCCGGATGATTTGCCAAAGGCACTAAATACCTGGGTAGAAGCTCTGCAAACAGGGAAAGAATATGTAATAGAGTTTCGGTTGCTATTTAGCGACGGGATGTACCGCTGGCATTTGGCCCGTGCCCTGCCTTTAATTGAAGATGGACAAATTAAATTATGGCTGGGCACCAATACAAACATTGATCTGCAAAAAAGTAATGAGCAGAAAAAAGATGAATTCCTATCCATCGCCAGTCACGAGTTAAAAACACCGCTTACCAGCATTAAGGCCTTTAACCAGTTAATGTTGCGTACGAAGGATGCCGAAAAGCTGGAAAGTTTTGTGAAGAAATCATCGGACCATATTTTGCGATTAGAAAAGCTGATTGGCGATTTGCTCGATGTTACCAAAATTAATTCTGGTAAAATGGACTATTCTATGGAACCATTTAGTTTTAAAAGAATGCTAACCGATAGCATTGAAAGCGTACAACATATTTCGCATCAACATCAAATTGTATTGCAAAACACTATAGATATAACCTATATAGGCGATCATTACCGCCTGGAACAGGTGCTTAATAATTTCTTAACAAACGCCATAAAATACTCTCCCAATGGCGAGAAGGTATTTGTTGATAGTAAGATTGAAAATAACAATGTTATTGTATCGGTACAGGACTTCGGTATCGGCATTGCTCAAAAAGATCTCGATCATTTGTTTGATAGATATTATCGGGTTGATAACACCGCAATGCGTTTCGAAGGCCTGGGGTTAGGGCTTTTCATCTCATCAGAAATTTTGAAGGGGCATAATGGCCGGTTTTGGATAGAGAGCGAAGAGGGTATTGGCTCAACATTTTACTTTCAGCTTCCATTGCCTAATTAG
- a CDS encoding Mrp/NBP35 family ATP-binding protein, giving the protein MIITSEQVLQALGNVEEPDLKKDLVTLNMIQDIKIDGNKLSFSVILTTPACPLKGLIENACRNAISHFISKDIEVSINMTSQVTTQKNTGVPGVKNIIAVASGKGGVGKSTVAANLALGLAQKGAKVGLIDADIYGPSVPIMFGLEGARPMASQVNGKTRIEPIEKYGIKLLSIGFFTDPNQPVPWRGPMVSTAVKQLFNDADWGELDYLVVDLPPGTGDIHITVTQSFPVTGAVIVTTPQNVALADARKGIGMFMMDAINVPVLGVIENMSYFTPAELPENKYYIFGQGGGQKLAEQIEAPFLGEIPLVRSISESGDAGQPVVLQDNNPMTAAFLNIAERVAQQVAICNAGISNKTN; this is encoded by the coding sequence ATGATCATAACTTCAGAACAAGTACTTCAAGCCCTCGGCAATGTAGAAGAACCCGATCTTAAAAAAGACCTGGTAACGCTAAACATGATCCAGGATATTAAGATAGATGGCAATAAACTAAGCTTCTCTGTAATATTAACCACACCGGCCTGCCCGCTAAAAGGACTAATTGAGAATGCCTGCCGAAACGCCATCAGCCACTTCATCAGCAAAGATATTGAGGTAAGTATCAATATGACCTCGCAGGTTACCACGCAAAAAAATACCGGTGTCCCGGGTGTGAAAAATATTATTGCCGTTGCCTCTGGCAAAGGTGGCGTTGGTAAATCAACAGTTGCTGCTAACCTGGCATTAGGCCTTGCACAAAAAGGAGCAAAGGTTGGTTTAATCGATGCTGATATTTACGGCCCATCTGTACCTATTATGTTTGGCCTGGAGGGTGCACGCCCAATGGCCAGCCAGGTTAATGGTAAAACACGTATTGAGCCGATTGAAAAATATGGTATTAAACTATTGTCTATAGGTTTCTTTACAGACCCTAATCAGCCAGTGCCATGGCGCGGGCCAATGGTTTCAACCGCAGTTAAGCAATTATTCAATGATGCCGACTGGGGCGAGCTTGATTATTTAGTTGTCGACCTGCCACCAGGTACCGGCGATATCCACATTACAGTTACCCAAAGCTTCCCGGTTACGGGCGCTGTTATTGTAACAACACCGCAAAACGTAGCTTTAGCAGATGCGCGCAAGGGGATAGGTATGTTTATGATGGATGCTATTAATGTACCGGTATTAGGGGTTATCGAAAACATGTCGTACTTTACACCTGCTGAATTGCCTGAGAATAAATATTACATATTCGGGCAAGGCGGCGGACAAAAATTGGCCGAGCAAATTGAAGCGCCGTTTTTGGGCGAAATACCATTGGTACGCAGTATTAGCGAAAGTGGTGATGCCGGACAGCCGGTTGTATTGCAGGATAACAACCCAATGACTGCTGCGTTCTTAAATATAGCAGAGCGGGTAGCACAGCAGGTGGCTATTTGCAATGCAGGCATTTCAAATAAAACAAATTAA
- a CDS encoding helix-turn-helix domain-containing protein, with translation MTLSLLPYILVTIGLLGLLSSVLLVAKCKFFAPNIYLGVCILSLSLCTFCNSFFLTSNLQHVPAIFIIGKSFIYLVAPCAYLYIKNALALEYNRRKFDFLHFLPPFFILILLCNESLLNPQEFRKAITAGSINGFVSTPYAGSYFYLSFAKSLIWLFYCVLQSMEIIKFEKREGLSPVRYNVKLINWIKLFNISLIGLFSAVFVIIVANFTFISKDFTADLCFSGTLLILLFFLSVNPYILYSIDFAKLQQRSVLPLLINDGLQNKKFIPSTAKTKLKPELVSDYLARLEKVMADERPFLNKKITVAELSARIGIPKHHLTYLISQEMDLYFPDYINMQRVKYFKENCNNTRWPVLTLEAIGQEIGFNSRTTFFRAFIKLNGISPSEYLHNRKMPRARDN, from the coding sequence ATGACTTTAAGCTTATTACCTTATATTTTAGTAACTATTGGTCTGTTAGGCCTGTTGTCATCAGTACTTTTAGTTGCTAAGTGCAAGTTTTTTGCCCCGAACATATATTTGGGTGTTTGCATTTTAAGCCTATCCTTATGTACCTTTTGCAATTCTTTTTTTTTAACGTCCAATCTTCAGCACGTTCCTGCAATTTTTATTATTGGAAAGTCTTTTATTTACCTGGTTGCTCCTTGCGCGTACTTGTATATTAAAAATGCTTTAGCGCTCGAATACAACCGTCGGAAATTTGATTTTTTGCACTTCCTGCCGCCTTTTTTTATTTTAATCCTGCTATGTAATGAAAGTCTGCTTAATCCACAAGAATTTCGAAAAGCTATTACAGCAGGTTCAATAAACGGGTTTGTAAGTACTCCATATGCCGGTAGTTATTTTTATTTGTCCTTTGCCAAATCGTTAATATGGCTTTTTTACTGTGTTCTGCAAAGCATGGAGATCATTAAGTTTGAAAAAAGAGAAGGTTTGTCACCAGTTCGTTATAACGTCAAGTTGATAAACTGGATAAAGCTTTTCAATATTTCACTGATAGGTTTATTTTCAGCTGTTTTTGTAATTATAGTGGCTAATTTTACTTTTATCAGTAAAGATTTCACGGCTGATTTATGCTTTTCCGGAACATTGTTGATTTTGTTATTCTTCCTGTCAGTTAATCCCTATATTCTTTATAGTATCGATTTCGCTAAACTTCAGCAGAGGAGCGTACTACCGTTATTAATAAACGATGGTTTACAGAACAAAAAATTCATTCCTTCCACTGCTAAGACAAAGCTAAAGCCTGAATTAGTCAGTGATTATCTAGCTCGGCTTGAGAAAGTAATGGCAGATGAAAGGCCTTTCCTAAATAAAAAGATAACCGTAGCCGAACTCTCAGCACGTATCGGAATTCCCAAACACCACCTTACTTATCTGATTAGCCAAGAAATGGATCTTTATTTCCCTGATTATATTAATATGCAACGCGTGAAATATTTTAAAGAGAACTGTAATAATACGCGTTGGCCAGTTTTAACACTGGAAGCTATTGGCCAGGAGATAGGTTTTAATTCAAGAACTACATTTTTCCGTGCTTTTATAAAACTTAATGGTATTTCTCCTTCCGAATATCTTCACAACCGGAAAATGCCAAGGGCTCGTGACAACTAA
- a CDS encoding LacI family DNA-binding transcriptional regulator: MDKINIKILAKELNLSTSTISRAFNGSTDINKDTRDRILALAREHSFLPNHYASNLRDKKTNTLAVIVPEIANDFFAQAINGIEEVARKHGFYILLYRTDDIFEKEVSFVNYLNNGKADGIIMSVSGEGNDHKYLNNLRQKNIPVVFFDRVYEDIDAPKVTTNDYDSSFAATEQLLQTGCRKIAYLVVNKSISIGKTRMQGYVDALAKHKVPFNDELVIDCSNDEKVNAKILTKVLQDIKPDGIFCSVERLAFATYHVCNTLGVSIPNDLKLISFSSLGIAPLLSPALSTITQPAFEMGVKAATLFFEALENKDVDMPKKHHVLKSKLFIRKSSE, from the coding sequence ATGGATAAAATCAATATAAAGATACTGGCAAAAGAATTGAATTTATCTACCTCTACCATTTCAAGGGCTTTTAACGGAAGTACAGATATTAATAAAGACACCAGAGACCGTATACTGGCCCTGGCACGCGAGCACAGTTTTTTACCCAATCACTACGCCAGTAACCTTCGGGATAAAAAAACCAACACACTTGCTGTAATTGTACCCGAAATTGCCAATGATTTCTTCGCCCAGGCCATAAATGGGATCGAGGAAGTTGCCCGTAAACACGGGTTCTACATTTTACTTTACCGCACCGACGATATTTTTGAGAAGGAAGTATCCTTTGTAAACTACCTTAATAATGGCAAGGCTGATGGTATCATCATGTCGGTATCGGGCGAGGGGAATGATCATAAGTATTTAAACAACCTACGCCAGAAAAACATCCCCGTAGTATTTTTCGATAGGGTGTATGAAGATATAGACGCACCTAAAGTTACCACCAATGACTATGACAGTAGCTTTGCAGCCACAGAGCAGCTATTGCAAACAGGTTGCCGTAAAATTGCCTACCTGGTAGTAAATAAAAGCATCTCCATCGGTAAAACCCGTATGCAGGGCTATGTTGATGCCCTGGCTAAACATAAGGTACCGTTTAATGATGAATTGGTTATTGATTGCAGTAATGATGAAAAGGTAAATGCCAAAATACTAACCAAAGTATTACAAGATATTAAACCCGACGGCATTTTTTGCTCTGTAGAACGTTTAGCTTTTGCAACCTATCATGTATGTAATACACTTGGTGTTTCTATACCGAATGATTTAAAGCTGATCAGCTTCTCGAGTTTGGGGATTGCGCCATTATTGAGTCCGGCATTATCGACCATTACACAGCCGGCTTTTGAGATGGGAGTAAAGGCGGCCACATTGTTTTTCGAAGCCTTAGAAAACAAGGATGTTGATATGCCGAAGAAACACCATGTATTAAAATCAAAGCTCTTTATCCGGAAATCATCCGAATAA
- a CDS encoding biosynthetic peptidoglycan transglycosylase, which translates to MHRLNPKYIRIAVIVLVSLLIILLIGGAVAYSKREALLQKVISKAKAKAQRDYNLDVKIGSAHFNGLATVAFTDITVVPFQRDSLLKINSFEVSVKLLPLIFGDVKLSDVNLQNGYLNLTSKNGVRNFDFLFKKKKDSTATKSKVDMSELANNLVNDVLYKIPDNLNLKNFAITFADDSNTVKVVTPTAVIKNGNLKSTININNGESVWHFDGKMHPSDKNIDIKLYADGKKVELPLIEKKFKLKFNFDTLTTKLIKVEHSSGETKIYAYSSVRNMLINHAALSSNDIVVPQASMDANLFVGENYVSVDSSSVIRIKDIVANPYIKYTLRPNKIYELKVHTGWIDAQNIWNSFPQGMFESLEGMKVSGKLNYNLNFYLDAIKPDDLIFDSRLDKQNFKILGYGKTDFDKLNHEFVYTPYEKGQPMPSRTIGPSNPNYTPLEDISPDLRNAVMTAEDPSFYRNHGFVEESIRKSIATDFKEKKFKRGGSTISMQLVKNAFLSRQKTLSRKIEETLIVWTIENTGIMTKNRMLEVYFNIIEWGKNVYGIGEASHYYFNKSPSALTLGESIYLASIVPNPKKGLYAFLSDGSLNPRLHGYFNLIGRLMAKNGLTNADTSAYGFYTVRLKESLRPAPTVDNNPAVVDSLMKQPSDDDQTGVAPVPVEPDPEPEKKPGFFKRLFGGGKKDTVKTTEKAEPVDTAALNKKRLKDEKKEQKRLEKERRKLLKEQGLL; encoded by the coding sequence ATGCATCGCCTCAATCCAAAATATATCCGTATTGCCGTTATTGTTCTTGTTTCACTGCTAATAATTTTACTTATTGGTGGCGCAGTAGCCTACTCCAAACGTGAGGCATTATTGCAAAAAGTGATTAGCAAAGCTAAAGCAAAAGCCCAGAGAGATTATAATTTAGATGTAAAAATAGGTTCGGCCCATTTTAACGGATTGGCTACCGTTGCATTTACAGATATTACCGTGGTTCCGTTTCAACGCGATAGCCTGTTAAAAATCAATTCATTTGAGGTAAGTGTTAAGTTATTGCCGTTGATTTTTGGCGATGTTAAGCTTTCTGATGTAAACCTACAGAATGGTTATTTAAACCTCACCAGCAAAAACGGCGTTCGCAATTTCGATTTTCTATTCAAAAAGAAAAAAGATTCCACGGCAACCAAATCAAAGGTTGATATGTCTGAACTGGCCAATAACCTGGTGAACGATGTTTTATACAAAATCCCGGATAACCTCAATCTTAAAAACTTCGCCATTACATTTGCTGATGATAGCAACACGGTTAAAGTAGTAACCCCAACAGCCGTAATTAAAAATGGTAACCTTAAATCAACCATCAATATTAACAACGGCGAATCTGTATGGCACTTTGATGGTAAAATGCACCCATCCGACAAAAACATCGATATTAAACTTTATGCTGATGGCAAGAAAGTAGAATTACCGCTGATTGAAAAAAAATTCAAGCTTAAGTTCAATTTTGATACACTGACCACCAAACTGATTAAGGTTGAACATAGCAGTGGCGAAACCAAAATCTACGCTTATTCTTCAGTTCGCAATATGCTCATCAACCACGCGGCACTATCATCGAATGATATTGTGGTACCACAAGCCAGTATGGATGCTAATTTATTTGTGGGCGAAAACTATGTATCGGTTGATAGCTCATCTGTGATCCGCATTAAAGATATTGTGGCTAACCCTTACATCAAATACACGCTGAGGCCGAATAAAATTTATGAGCTGAAGGTGCATACCGGCTGGATTGATGCCCAAAATATTTGGAACTCTTTCCCACAAGGAATGTTTGAATCACTTGAAGGAATGAAGGTTTCGGGCAAGCTGAATTACAACCTTAACTTTTACCTCGATGCCATCAAGCCCGATGATTTGATCTTTGATTCGCGACTGGACAAGCAAAACTTCAAAATACTGGGCTATGGCAAAACTGATTTCGATAAACTAAACCACGAGTTTGTTTATACACCGTACGAAAAAGGTCAGCCTATGCCCTCGCGCACAATTGGCCCATCAAACCCTAATTATACGCCATTAGAAGATATCTCTCCTGATCTGCGCAATGCAGTAATGACTGCCGAGGATCCTTCTTTTTACCGTAACCATGGTTTTGTGGAAGAGTCGATCCGTAAATCAATCGCTACCGATTTTAAGGAGAAGAAATTTAAACGCGGTGGTAGTACCATCTCTATGCAGCTGGTTAAAAACGCTTTTTTGAGTCGTCAGAAAACGCTATCCCGCAAAATAGAAGAAACGCTAATTGTGTGGACCATTGAGAATACCGGCATCATGACCAAGAACCGAATGCTGGAGGTTTACTTCAATATCATCGAGTGGGGTAAAAATGTGTATGGTATTGGTGAAGCATCGCACTACTACTTTAATAAAAGCCCTTCGGCACTTACTTTGGGCGAGAGCATTTATCTGGCCAGTATTGTACCGAATCCTAAAAAGGGATTGTATGCATTTTTATCAGATGGTTCGCTTAACCCGCGTTTGCATGGCTACTTTAACCTCATAGGCCGCTTAATGGCTAAGAATGGGTTGACAAATGCCGATACCAGTGCTTATGGTTTTTATACCGTTAGACTGAAAGAAAGCCTGCGCCCAGCCCCTACTGTTGATAATAACCCGGCAGTTGTTGACAGCCTGATGAAGCAACCGAGTGACGATGACCAGACCGGTGTTGCACCTGTGCCTGTTGAACCAGACCCAGAACCTGAGAAAAAGCCAGGATTCTTCAAGCGTTTATTTGGTGGCGGTAAAAAAGATACGGTTAAAACCACTGAGAAAGCCGAACCTGTAGACACCGCTGCATTGAATAAAAAACGCCTGAAAGACGAAAAGAAAGAGCAAAAGCGACTGGAAAAAGAACGACGCAAATTACTTAAAGAACAGGGTTTATTATAG
- a CDS encoding NifU family protein, whose protein sequence is MSLVDQVEAALDTIRPYLEADGGNVSVEEITADNVVKLKLLGSCGSCPMSIMTLKAGIEQAIKRAVPEITAIEAINLTDIDDPNAVLPENLR, encoded by the coding sequence ATGAGTTTAGTAGATCAGGTAGAGGCAGCGTTGGATACCATTCGTCCATATTTAGAGGCCGATGGGGGGAATGTTTCTGTGGAAGAGATCACTGCCGATAATGTTGTAAAGTTAAAGTTATTGGGTTCATGCGGCTCTTGCCCAATGAGCATCATGACTTTGAAAGCCGGTATTGAGCAGGCTATTAAAAGAGCTGTGCCCGAAATTACCGCCATAGAAGCCATTAACCTAACGGATATTGACGACCCTAACGCCGTATTGCCAGAAAATTTGCGATAA
- a CDS encoding nitroreductase family protein — translation MSLIEKLSWRYATKKFDANKKIAADTLEQLLATVRLAPSSLGLHHYKVIVVENPEVREKLKAAAYGQSQITDASQLIVFAAETNLDEAYVKKYVDEIVRVRQISHESLEGYKGMMLGSVNGQTTEQKTAWAHKQAYIGLGVLVSAAADLDIDICPMEGFSAPQFDEILGLTEKGLTASVIATIGYRSADDVTATFAKVRKPAEELFIHV, via the coding sequence ATGTCATTAATTGAAAAACTTAGCTGGCGTTACGCTACTAAAAAATTCGACGCAAATAAAAAAATCGCTGCTGATACTTTAGAGCAATTGCTTGCAACTGTTCGTTTAGCTCCATCATCTTTGGGTTTACATCACTATAAAGTTATTGTGGTTGAGAACCCCGAAGTTCGCGAAAAACTGAAAGCTGCTGCTTACGGTCAATCTCAAATCACCGATGCATCGCAACTAATTGTTTTTGCTGCCGAAACCAACCTGGACGAGGCTTATGTAAAAAAATACGTAGATGAGATTGTACGTGTTAGACAAATTAGCCACGAGAGCCTTGAAGGTTATAAAGGCATGATGCTGGGTTCTGTAAACGGCCAAACAACCGAACAAAAAACTGCATGGGCACACAAACAAGCTTATATCGGTTTAGGTGTTTTAGTTTCTGCAGCCGCAGATCTTGACATTGATATTTGCCCGATGGAAGGCTTTAGCGCGCCACAATTTGATGAAATATTAGGCTTAACAGAAAAAGGCTTAACCGCATCTGTTATTGCAACTATAGGTTACCGTTCTGCTGATGATGTTACTGCAACTTTCGCTAAAGTGCGTAAACCAGCCGAAGAGTTATTCATCCACGTATAA